From a single Maylandia zebra isolate NMK-2024a linkage group LG3, Mzebra_GT3a, whole genome shotgun sequence genomic region:
- the LOC143414648 gene encoding uncharacterized protein LOC143414648: MYCGEQSSSVKDILAVPGSIRSSRGVSSLVSFTTCSRSCAWMTADSSAITVGQFEDLLSLVGPSIARLDTNYRRSIPPAERLSVCLRFLVTGDSFRTIAFSFRVGVSTVSQIIPQAATSIWDCLVDDFMAAPSPGDWRSITEGALELSSVLCSSGWEARPDKGTPYII, translated from the exons atgtactgtggagagcagagcagcagcgtaaaagacatcctcgccgtacctgggtccatcaggtcctccagaggcgtgagcagtttggtgagtttcaccacttgctccaggagctgcgcctggatgacggccgattccagcgctatcaccgtcggccagtttgaggacctgctttccctcgtcggtcccagcattgcccgcctagacaccaactacagacgctcaatcccacctgcagagcgcctgtccgtctgcctgag gttccttgtcaccggggactccttcaggaccatcgcgttcagtttcagagtcggtgtgtccacggtgagccagatcatcccccaggcagcgacgtccatctgggactgtctagtggacgacttcatggctgcgccttcacctggagactggcgctccatcacagagggagcgctggaactttcctctgtgctgtgcagctctggatgggaagcacgtccagacaaaggcaccccatatatcatatag